AAGAGAATTTTTGGTctagtattattgactgatgaaatatatataaattcttgatgtattctagtaattattattttatattttttctgggtctttaatactttttttaaaattattatctaatgcatttagcgagaatattactttaatataactgaCTCAAGTCGGGATcggagaaaaatattcatttagcgaaattattattttattgaatatTACTTTATCAAGGTTTTATTATACTTTAGTCAAATACTAAATGAGGTTGGGGTAGGAAGGTACAGGAGTGGGTATGTTGGTGGAGACTCAAACAATGTGGAATGTAACTAGtggaatttatttttctaatgaATCATTTCTTTATTTCTAGAAAGCTTCTCTTCCtctggaaaatgttttccaaaatatttgatcaattaaacctgaaaattttaaaaaaatattgtatctTGAGATATACTAAAGAGAAAAATGTGCCAAGGAAGTGATAGAGATAGAGAATTTAGATCCACTATGTTATTGTATAGTAAGAAAACGACTCCTATGGCGTGTTTTCTCACAATAATATATAGTAAAAACATTGGATTTGtgtattattttctttcttgcTATAGCTTGTAATATTTGGCTATAAATACTAGACTCATTGCATTGAAACTTCACAACAACATTCATTCACCTGTCTTTTAATATTTGccttacataaatatatcaaaatgtttaAGGGTATTGCTGATGGACTACTTGGGCATCATAGCTCAAAGAAAGTTAGAGGAAATGTTGTGATGATGAAAAAGAGTGCTTTAGACTTTACTGATATAGCTGGTTCTGTTGTTGATAGTGTTTTTGATGTCCTTGGCCAAAAAGTCTCTTTCCAATTGATCAGTTCTGTTCAGCTTGATCCAGGTAATATATAAAATTCTCTTCGATCTTCACAGCAAAAGACACATTCAATGACTTGTTCACGTTAATGTCATTGCATTCAGAGTAGGTCGTTTACTCACtttcactatatatatattcagcAAACAATTCAAAAGGGAAACGCAGCAATCCAGCCTACTTGGAGTCGGGGCTGACTAGTTTAATCCCATTCGCATCAGCTGAATTAACCTTTCGTGTGACATTTGATTGGGATGAGGAGTTTGGAGTCCCAGGTGCAGTCCTCGTAAGGAATAATCATCTCAATGAGTTCTTTCTCAAGTCACTCACACTTGAAGATGTGCCTAATCATGGCAAGGTTCATTTTGTTTGCAATTCTTGGATTTATCAAGCTAGTAAATACAAGTCAGAACGCATTTTCTTTGCAAATCAGGTACGTACGTTACGTTTCAGTTTGAGAAAATGCCTTCTTTTTGTTGCATTTCTGTGACTTTATTTGATGTTGTTGCAGTCATATCTTCCTAGTGAAACACCAAAACCTTTGCTCAAATACAGAGAAGATGAGTTGGTAAACTTACGAGGAAATGGAAAAGGAAAGCTTGAGGAATGGGATAGAGTTTATGACTACGCTTTGTACAATGACTTGAGCAATCCAGATGAAGGTGAACAAAAAATCAGACCTATCTTGGGAGGTTCTATTGAGTATCCGTATCCTCGGAGAGGAAGAACAAGCAGATCACCAACACGAAGAGGTTAGGATCCATCCAGTTCATTTAGTTTTTGCAAAGTTATAACattaattttctctttttgcTTTGGATAGATCCTAAAATTGAAAGCAGGCTTCCACTTGTTCTGAGCTTAAACATCTATGTACCGAGAGATGAGCGTTTTGGTCACTTGAAGATGGCAGACTTCCTTACTTACGCTTTGAAATCTTTATCTCAATTCATCGTCCCTGGAGTAACTGGTACTATTGATGGCACCCCTAATgagtttgatagttttgagGATATACTTAGACTATATGATCGAGGAATCAAACTTCCTCAAGGCCCtttattcaaatctttcacTGGTAACATTCCTCTGCCGATGGTAAAAGAACTCCTTCGAACTGATGGTGAAGGAATAATGAAATTTCCGACTCCTCTAGTTATTAAAGGTACAAAATATACCTTTATCATCATTCTAAAAAACAGTCTTTATGTGACTGAGTCATTTTATGTATTGAATGAGCAGAAGATAAAACTGCATGGAGGACTGATGAAGAATTTGCAAGAGAAATGCTAGCTGGAGTTAATCCTGTCATAATTTCTGGACTCCAAGTATACGCCGGTTCTTGgactaaaatttcaaatttcaatctTCCTATGGATAAAGAATATTGTTCTTTTGTTTGTTATTTAATATGCAGGAATTTCCTCCAAAAAGCAAGCTGGATCCTAATGTATATGGAAATCAAAATAGTACAATTACTATACAACACATTGAGGATAAGTTGGATGGACTTACAATTGATGAGGTAATTCATTTACTCCAATTAAGTTTGTACATTTAACATAGATTCCTTCGACAAACTCTATATAAGGATTTTTGGCATGTTATTTGACAGGCAATCAAGACTAAAAAACTTTTCATATTGGACCACCATGATATGATTATACCATATTTGAGGAGGATAAACACCACAACAACCAAAACCTATGCTTCAAGAACTTTGCTCTTATTGCAAGATAATGGATCTTTGAAGCCATTAGCAATTGAATTAAGTTTGCCACATCCCGATGGAGATCAATTTGGTGTTATTAGCAAAGTATATACTCCATCTGATCTAGGTGTTGGTAGCTCCATCTGGCaattggccaaagcttatgTTGCAGTTGTTGACGCAGGTGTTCATCAACTAATTAGCCATTGGTAATTCCCTATCTAACGACGTGTATGATGATTTATGACATGCAATAAACGCGTTACTAATTAAACATTTGGTTATCTTCGCAGGTTGAATACACATGCAGTGATTGAGCCATTTGTGATTGCAACAAATAGGCAATTAAGTGTGCTTCACCCTATTCACAAGCTTCTAAATCCTCATTTTCGAGACACAATGAATATAAATGCTAATGCAAGACAAATTCTAATCAATGCTGAGGGAGTTCTTGAGAGTACATGTTTTCAGTCGAAATATGCCATGGAAATGTCAGCTGTGGTTTACAAAAGCTGGGTTTTCCCTGATCAAGCACTTCCGGCTGATCTTGTTAAAAGGTACTAAATGATAAGTTTCATCAAAAtgttatattaatgatgtttgGGATCTTGCCTATTTGATCATTATATTATTCAATTTCAGGGGAGTGGCAGTTGAGGATTCCAGTTCTCCACATGGTGTTCGTCTACTGATACAAGACTATCCATTTGCTGTCGATGGTTTAGAAATATGGTCAGCAATCAAAAATTGGGTGACAGAATACTGCAATTTCTACTACAAAGCGGATGACACGATCCTGAAAGACACTGAACTTCAAGCTTGGTGGAAGGAACTCCGCGAAGTGGGACATGGTGACAAGAAAGATGAACCCTGGTGGCCTAAAATGCAAACACGCCAAGAGCTAATTGATTCTTGTGCCATCATCATATGGGTATCTTCTGCACTTCATGCAGCAGTCAATTTCGGGCAATATCCTTATGCAGGTTACATCCCAAATCGCCCTACATTAAGTCGAAGATTTATGCCAGAGCCTGGAACTCGTGAGTATGAAGAGCTGGAGAGAAATCCTGATAAGGCGTTCCTGAGAACAATCACTTCTCAGTTGCAAACAATGATTGGTGTTTCCCTCGTAGAGATTTTGTCAAGGCATAGTTCAGATGAGATTTATCTTGGACAAAGGGACTCCCCTGAATGGACAAAGGATCAAGAACCCTTTGATGCTTTTGATAGGTTTGGAAAGAAGTTGATTGACATTGAAaatcgaattatacaaatgaatGGTGATCATACATTGAGAAACAGGTCAGGGCCTATTAAGGCTCCATATACATTGCTTGTTCCATCAAGTGAAGATGGTCTTACAGGCAAAGGAATTCCCAACAGTGTGTCAATATAGACCTTTTCTACACCGCCATGAGAATAAGGTCATCGACAATGGATGAAGAAAGCTGGAGTTTCAATAAATCGTGTGATGAATTTCCATTATTTTCAAGTTTGTTTCCCTTTGTTTGCTTTATTTCTGTAAGTGTGACCCCCCTAAGTCTACTTTGTTACCGTTTCGTATGTTGTGAGAATAATGCAAATAAATTCCAGCCTAAAATGCaacttataataattattatcattgataatattttttatgatatgaCTTACGTTTTggtctattattttttattcaatgaCTATTGGCTAAATTCCTAATGGCTAATGGGGAGGTTACCTTCTGATATAACTTCCCATCATTCACATAATGGAAAATGGGCGATAACATGTGGGTAGTCTTGTATCAGTAAGAAATTAGAttctaaaaagaaaattattaggTTCTTCATaaattacttatatatattaAGTTATCTTTTAGTATAAATACAGGATTGGCGCTAAAACTGTTGAGTTTTGTTGACCCGTATTCGGATTACTAGCTCCACCCCTATTTATAGCATCCAAAGATATTTTCTGTCAAATAAAAGATGTTAGTATAGAAAAGCTTCATCATATTAGTAATCATATATACAGAGAGAGAAAGTTCACTGCTAACCATTTAACTTGACTTCAAATATCATGCACAACTGCCCAAGGTTGCAAGCTTCATATATGAGTTCTCAGCTACGTGTATGAatcttttctctctctatatatatatatatacacatacactTTGTATGTATAGATCAAAAACTaccttttatatatacatactaaatCTCAAATATCCTTGATAAAATATATGATGTCGCCACCGTAGGGACCCAACATGAaggatatttatatgttggCGTCATTATTGAATATCAATTAGTTAAAGCTAGTGTGTCATTAATCTTTCTTGTACAATTTAAACACGCTGCAAAAAAACTACATATCATCTCATAGCATACTAACTTTCAGTAAATTACATTTACCCCTTTTCTCATTATAGGTTAACCAAACAATCCCAATTCATATCAAATGAATTAGCCCCAGCCCCGCAAAAAAACTTTTCTCTTGATCCTTGGGAATGACTGAGCGAGAAATTTTAAGCTTCAAACAACATACTTATGAGTGTAATCCCATAATCTTACTCTTATGTCTTAGGAGGGAGAGGGGTTTAATTTTTTTGCGATAAACCCTCGgttcaagaaaaagaaaggataggATAAGTCATTCAAAGAGTCAATCACTTAGTATAACCAGGAGATTAGAAACTATATGCACCAGAGGGCAGAGGTCTGTTTCAAAGGGTAACTTCAATTAGCAGTGAGACTGTGAATCATTATTATTCGTTAAACCTCTCAATATAATTGATTTGATGGAGTGAAAATCACTTGACCGTACAGAGGGAGTCTTTTTAAATACACacactcccccccccccccccctccctctCTCATTGTGCTTTCTTTTTCCCTTTAGTTTTTTTGTTAATGCGATGTTTAGTCACTTTTTAGATTACCATGAGCTGCGCAAAGCCTAACGACGGATGAGGAGATAACAATGGCATACATTCCGTTAGAATTCTGATCCCAAAAGGAGTTCCAACTTGGCGGCGTTAACGGACATTCCATCTTCACCATCGAGTCAGGTTCCTCGACGGACTTCTCAAATTTCTTAATTGCCGCCTCTTCTCCTCCTGCATCGATGATcaatactatctttattatttattgtttcttaAGACAAAACATGTGTCAAATTAATAGTAGACAACTATTATTGTACGAAGAAAATATATTAACTTGTGAATATTGCATATTGCGCAAGTGTATCTAGTTTTATTGGGCTCCATGCAAattgtaattttaaaaaataataataactaaatcAATAACTATCAATAAATCATATCTACGATTTGTAACGATTTAGAATAACACAAATTATTCATTACGAGAAGTGAAATTAGCTGATagtgtataatttttttatactatTTGTGTATATACTAATTCAAACTTATCATGCAAGATTATTAATTGGGAATAACTCCCTCACATTTTTTGGAGTCTATAATTAAGAACAAATGAATCACATAATATCTTTGATTTAATTAATCTAAAAACTTGCAACAATATTTTAATTCAGAGGTTTCTAATGGTTAATTATATTAATGTACTAGGATTAGCATAATTCTTGAAACAATCAAAGAACATGCTGccacattattttatttatccaaCTTGACCACTTGGCACTTGCATCTATACTAATTTTCTAATAAGTGCAAGAttctaaaattaataaatatattatccactTGAGAATTCAATTCAACGACATTTTTTCTACGTACTCCCTCTGTTCCATATTAGATGGGTTTCTTGctaaaaatatttctctcatATTATATGATCACTaactaaatcaagatagaattaattatatttttctcattttatccctacaattaatatgacctTTTAAATGTGaacaattctcaatactagctatttctatattctatgtatattgcattgatatgaaCAAAGGGCAAAATAGTctagataataaatatattaatgatttcttaatcaCCGTATAAAATAGAAAGTGCtcatctaatatgggacggagCGAGTAATATTTTGAACAAAACTCTCTAATACAAAACAAAGATAAGAAGTTTAGCTGCAGCTTCGTATTTAAttattcccttttccttttagtttttcttaaaaattcaacataatcccataaataaaattcaaaaagaatATAGAATATACGTAAATCTTAAACTCTCTTATTAATATAATGATGGCTGATACCATTTAGACTAGAATTCAAGAGTCAAAGTCAAAATACACAACATGTACCAAGTTT
The genomic region above belongs to Solanum dulcamara chromosome 5, daSolDulc1.2, whole genome shotgun sequence and contains:
- the LOC129888736 gene encoding linoleate 9S-lipoxygenase 6-like, which gives rise to MFKGIADGLLGHHSSKKVRGNVVMMKKSALDFTDIAGSVVDSVFDVLGQKVSFQLISSVQLDPANNSKGKRSNPAYLESGLTSLIPFASAELTFRVTFDWDEEFGVPGAVLVRNNHLNEFFLKSLTLEDVPNHGKVHFVCNSWIYQASKYKSERIFFANQSYLPSETPKPLLKYREDELVNLRGNGKGKLEEWDRVYDYALYNDLSNPDEGEQKIRPILGGSIEYPYPRRGRTSRSPTRRDPKIESRLPLVLSLNIYVPRDERFGHLKMADFLTYALKSLSQFIVPGVTGTIDGTPNEFDSFEDILRLYDRGIKLPQGPLFKSFTGNIPLPMVKELLRTDGEGIMKFPTPLVIKEDKTAWRTDEEFAREMLAGVNPVIISGLQEFPPKSKLDPNVYGNQNSTITIQHIEDKLDGLTIDEAIKTKKLFILDHHDMIIPYLRRINTTTTKTYASRTLLLLQDNGSLKPLAIELSLPHPDGDQFGVISKVYTPSDLGVGSSIWQLAKAYVAVVDAGVHQLISHWLNTHAVIEPFVIATNRQLSVLHPIHKLLNPHFRDTMNINANARQILINAEGVLESTCFQSKYAMEMSAVVYKSWVFPDQALPADLVKRGVAVEDSSSPHGVRLLIQDYPFAVDGLEIWSAIKNWVTEYCNFYYKADDTILKDTELQAWWKELREVGHGDKKDEPWWPKMQTRQELIDSCAIIIWVSSALHAAVNFGQYPYAGYIPNRPTLSRRFMPEPGTREYEELERNPDKAFLRTITSQLQTMIGVSLVEILSRHSSDEIYLGQRDSPEWTKDQEPFDAFDRFGKKLIDIENRIIQMNGDHTLRNRSGPIKAPYTLLVPSSEDGLTGKGIPNSVSI